One stretch of Methylopila sp. 73B DNA includes these proteins:
- the fliJ gene encoding flagellar export protein FliJ produces MKSRDTLLKLKRFQVDDKRRQVAQIETMIAEFERMAADLDREILAEQDKAGIHDVAHYAYPTYAKAAKVRRDNLARSADELRGQLADAQAALAEAFEELKKIEILEERDGVRERLAEAARDQAEMDRIGLGRSELRAG; encoded by the coding sequence ATGAAATCCAGAGACACCCTGCTGAAACTCAAGCGCTTCCAGGTCGACGACAAACGTCGCCAGGTCGCCCAGATCGAGACCATGATCGCCGAATTCGAGCGCATGGCCGCCGATCTCGATCGCGAAATCCTTGCGGAGCAGGACAAGGCGGGCATCCACGACGTCGCCCACTACGCCTATCCGACCTACGCCAAGGCCGCGAAGGTGCGCCGCGACAATCTCGCGCGGTCCGCCGACGAACTTCGAGGGCAGCTCGCCGACGCGCAGGCCGCGCTGGCGGAAGCGTTCGAGGAGCTCAAGAAGATCGAGATCCTCGAGGAGCGCGACGGCGTGCGGGAGCGTCTCGCCGAGGCCGCCCGCGACCAGGCCGAAATGGACCGCATCGG